A DNA window from Streptomyces canus contains the following coding sequences:
- a CDS encoding lipid II:glycine glycyltransferase FemX, protein MRLTVGPISAAEHLAFVRTQRSVSFLQTPAWGRVKTEWRSESLGWFDGVRLVGAGLVLHRPVPRLERFTLAYLPEGPVIDWSGEIDAWLDPLASYLKAHGAFAIRLGPPVRTNTWSADQVKEGIADPGIKRLTELSAQWTDPVGARVTSRLTDAGWLPQSPEDGFGVGHPQFRYEIPLAGRTEDEVLRGMNQLWRRNIKKAAKEGVEVTVAADVKAFHDLYVHTAQRDRFTPRPLRYFETMFAVLSAEDPERIRLYLARHQGDLVAATVLVRVGGHAWYSYGASSTEKREVRGSNACQWAMIRDSLAAGCDVYDLRGITPTLDADDPHVGLIQFKVGTGGRAVRYVGEWDLPLRPLVHRAFDLYMKRRGR, encoded by the coding sequence GTGAGGCTGACCGTCGGGCCGATCAGCGCAGCCGAACATCTGGCGTTCGTGCGGACACAGCGGTCGGTCAGCTTCCTGCAGACCCCGGCATGGGGCCGGGTGAAGACCGAGTGGCGCAGTGAGTCCCTCGGCTGGTTCGACGGCGTGCGGCTGGTCGGTGCCGGGCTCGTCCTGCACCGACCGGTGCCGCGGCTGGAGCGCTTCACGCTGGCCTATCTGCCCGAGGGGCCGGTCATCGACTGGAGTGGTGAGATCGACGCGTGGCTCGACCCACTGGCGTCCTATCTCAAGGCACACGGCGCGTTCGCCATCCGGCTCGGCCCGCCGGTGCGCACGAACACCTGGAGCGCCGACCAGGTCAAGGAGGGCATCGCCGACCCGGGCATCAAGCGGCTCACCGAGTTGTCCGCCCAGTGGACCGACCCCGTCGGTGCCCGCGTGACCAGCCGGCTGACGGACGCCGGCTGGCTTCCGCAGAGCCCCGAGGACGGCTTCGGAGTCGGGCATCCGCAGTTCAGGTACGAGATCCCGCTGGCCGGCAGAACTGAGGACGAGGTGCTCAGGGGCATGAACCAGCTCTGGCGCCGCAACATCAAGAAGGCGGCCAAGGAAGGAGTCGAGGTCACGGTCGCAGCGGACGTGAAGGCGTTCCATGATCTCTACGTCCACACCGCCCAGCGGGACCGCTTCACACCCCGGCCGCTGCGCTACTTCGAAACGATGTTCGCGGTGCTGAGCGCGGAGGATCCCGAGCGGATCAGGCTCTACCTCGCCCGTCACCAAGGCGACCTGGTCGCCGCGACCGTCCTGGTCCGCGTCGGCGGGCATGCGTGGTACTCCTACGGCGCCTCCTCCACCGAGAAGCGCGAGGTGCGCGGCTCCAACGCCTGCCAGTGGGCGATGATCCGCGACTCGCTGGCGGCCGGCTGTGACGTCTATGACCTGCGCGGCATCACCCCCACCCTGGACGCCGACGACCCGCATGTCGGACTGATCCAGTTCAAGGTGGGCACCGGCGGTCGGGCGGTGAGGTACGTCGGTGAGTGGGACCTGCCACTGCGGCCGCTGGTCCACCGGGCCTTCGACCTCTACATGAAGCGGCGCGGGCGATGA
- a CDS encoding NAD-dependent malic enzyme, producing the protein MTAHSLARAHGAALLADPLRNKGTAFSPEERAELGLDGLLPPALETLDEQADRAYEAFLGYDKPLNRHIYLRQLQDTNEVLFYSLLTRHLEEMLPVVYTPTVGEACRRFSEIYRRPRGLFLTYEDRHRFREILRNRPGGEVDVIVVTDGQRILGLGDQGVGGMGIPIGKLSLYTAIGGIHPARTLPVFLDAGTDNEQLLAGEHYLGRRRHRVTGDAYDEMIEAFVSAVEAELPGTLLQWEDFATAHARPILGRYQDRLLTFNDDIQGTAAVALGALSTATKVATTSLTDHRIVVLGAGSAAIGVADMIRTALVEEGLSPQQAADRFWFVDIDGLLVRSRTDLTAEQRIYARDDAEVRQWGARDLAGVVAEVQPTVLIGLSTAHGAFTEQIVRTMADGCDRPVILPLSNPTSNAEAEPADLARWTDGRALIAAGSPFPPLKLDGREVPVAQANNVYVFPAVGLAVTACRATRVTDRMMVAAARAVGECAVRAGVDGATPLLPPLASMREAAREIALAVALAAVEDGVAPDATEDQLRETIATTQWAPQYAS; encoded by the coding sequence ATGACAGCGCACAGCCTGGCCCGTGCCCATGGAGCGGCCCTGCTCGCCGATCCACTGCGGAACAAGGGCACCGCCTTCAGCCCCGAGGAGCGTGCCGAACTCGGCCTGGACGGGCTGCTGCCACCGGCGCTGGAGACCCTCGATGAGCAGGCGGACCGGGCGTACGAGGCTTTCCTCGGCTACGACAAGCCGCTCAACCGGCACATCTACCTTCGGCAGTTGCAGGACACCAACGAGGTGCTGTTCTACAGCCTGCTCACGCGGCATCTGGAGGAGATGCTGCCGGTCGTCTACACGCCGACGGTCGGCGAGGCGTGCCGGCGTTTCAGTGAGATCTACCGCAGGCCGCGTGGTCTGTTCCTGACGTACGAGGACCGCCACCGCTTCCGGGAGATCCTGCGCAACCGGCCCGGTGGGGAGGTCGACGTCATCGTCGTCACCGACGGTCAGCGCATCCTGGGCCTGGGCGACCAGGGGGTGGGCGGCATGGGCATCCCGATCGGCAAGCTCAGCCTGTACACCGCCATCGGCGGCATCCACCCGGCGCGCACCCTGCCGGTCTTCCTGGATGCCGGCACCGACAACGAGCAGCTGCTGGCCGGCGAGCACTACCTGGGCCGCCGGCGCCACCGCGTCACCGGGGACGCCTACGACGAGATGATCGAGGCGTTCGTCTCGGCCGTGGAGGCCGAACTGCCCGGGACCCTGCTGCAGTGGGAGGACTTCGCGACCGCCCACGCCCGTCCGATCCTGGGCCGCTACCAGGACCGGCTGCTGACCTTCAACGACGACATCCAGGGCACCGCGGCCGTGGCGCTGGGCGCGCTGTCCACCGCCACGAAGGTCGCCACAACGTCCCTGACCGACCACCGCATCGTGGTCCTGGGCGCCGGCTCGGCGGCGATCGGGGTCGCCGACATGATCCGCACCGCACTCGTGGAGGAAGGACTGTCCCCACAGCAGGCGGCCGACCGCTTCTGGTTCGTCGACATCGACGGCCTGCTGGTGCGCTCCCGCACCGACCTCACAGCCGAGCAGCGCATCTACGCGCGCGATGACGCGGAGGTACGGCAGTGGGGTGCGCGCGACCTGGCGGGGGTCGTCGCCGAGGTGCAGCCGACGGTGCTGATCGGGCTGTCCACGGCGCACGGCGCGTTCACCGAACAGATCGTGCGGACGATGGCCGACGGCTGTGACCGGCCGGTGATCCTGCCGCTGTCCAACCCGACCTCGAACGCCGAGGCCGAGCCCGCCGACCTCGCCCGCTGGACCGACGGCAGGGCCCTGATCGCGGCCGGCTCGCCCTTCCCGCCGCTGAAGCTGGACGGGCGCGAGGTGCCGGTGGCGCAGGCCAACAACGTCTACGTCTTCCCCGCAGTGGGCCTGGCGGTCACCGCCTGCCGGGCCACCCGCGTGACCGACCGCATGATGGTGGCGGCGGCGCGCGCGGTGGGGGAGTGCGCGGTACGGGCGGGGGTGGACGGGGCGACCCCGCTGCTGCCTCCCCTGGCGAGCATGCGGGAGGCGGCCCGCGAGATCGCCCTGGCCGTCGCGCTGGCCGCAGTCGAGGACGGCGTGGCCCCCGACGCCACGGAGGACCAGCTGCGCGAAACGATCGCGACGACACAGTGGGCACCGCAGTACGCGTCCTGA
- a CDS encoding LacI family DNA-binding transcriptional regulator — protein MDRPPGMMDVAREAGVSHITVSRVINGHPSVRPETRTRVEAAIQKLGYRRNSVARALKSRRSSTIGVVIVGSELFELPRILLGVETAAKQAGYWVSLASRQGESTSADLMETLRRLTDQSVEAIAVVADRPVVVEALSGLSSGVPVTVVMSGSASNPDLGFVEVDQELGARLAVRHLLGLGHRDIAHLTGALRTFDARARVDGWEAELAAAEAEGALLEGDFSAESGFRLAHELCDADTGLPTAVFAGNDQMAMGALAAFAERGVKVPQDVSLVGFDDMKGAGYLVPALTTVRQDFAHLGRTAIEQLVRMLGGERAERQKITPELVVRRSTAAPRSGS, from the coding sequence ATGGACCGGCCGCCAGGCATGATGGACGTGGCCCGGGAGGCCGGCGTCTCACACATCACCGTCTCCCGTGTCATCAACGGCCATCCTTCGGTCCGTCCGGAGACCCGCACCCGGGTCGAGGCCGCGATCCAGAAGCTGGGCTACCGCCGCAACAGTGTCGCCAGGGCCCTCAAGAGCCGGCGTTCCTCGACGATCGGCGTGGTGATCGTCGGGTCGGAACTGTTCGAGCTGCCGCGTATCCTCCTGGGCGTCGAGACGGCCGCCAAGCAGGCCGGTTACTGGGTGAGCCTGGCCAGCAGACAGGGCGAGAGCACCTCCGCCGACCTCATGGAGACACTGCGACGGCTCACCGACCAGTCGGTGGAGGCGATCGCGGTCGTGGCGGACCGGCCCGTCGTGGTGGAGGCGTTGTCCGGCCTTTCCTCCGGGGTGCCGGTGACGGTGGTGATGTCCGGCAGCGCCTCCAACCCCGATCTGGGCTTCGTCGAGGTCGACCAGGAACTCGGCGCCCGTCTCGCGGTTCGCCACCTCCTGGGCCTCGGACACCGGGACATCGCCCATCTGACCGGTGCGCTGCGTACCTTCGACGCCCGGGCACGTGTCGACGGCTGGGAGGCCGAACTCGCCGCGGCGGAAGCCGAAGGAGCCCTGCTGGAAGGCGACTTCAGTGCGGAGAGCGGATTCCGCCTGGCCCACGAGCTCTGCGACGCCGACACCGGCCTGCCCACCGCGGTCTTCGCCGGGAACGACCAGATGGCGATGGGAGCGCTGGCCGCCTTCGCCGAGCGGGGCGTGAAGGTACCGCAGGACGTCTCCCTCGTCGGCTTCGACGACATGAAGGGCGCCGGATACCTGGTCCCCGCTCTGACCACGGTCCGGCAGGACTTCGCCCACCTCGGCAGGACCGCCATCGAGCAGCTGGTGCGGATGCTGGGCGGGGAGCGGGCGGAACGGCAGAAGATCACGCCGGAACTCGTCGTACGGCGAAGCACCGCCGCGCCTCGCTCCGGGTCCTGA
- a CDS encoding aldo/keto reductase, whose protein sequence is MRYRELGRTGLTVSEIGYGAWGLGQGAWVGADDDSGVRALRRALDLGVTFIDTARAYDRSERVIGRALKELPGGGEGVHVATKVGPKVPVSLSPSGLDPMEAFPGAHLRESLETSLRELGRDHVDLLQLHTWEDEWTGRGDWLETVDALKREGKIRYFGISVKDHQPENVLTVLRTGVLDTVQVIYNVFEQAPRDALLPACEEYGVGVIVRVALDEGALTGAIRTGVTFPEGDWRNWYFRDDRPAQVEQHVDAILADLGSAAEELPSTALRFALAGRAVSTVIVGMRSLGNVERNAAIADAPPLSERELAVLTKHRWAKNFYG, encoded by the coding sequence ATGCGTTATCGGGAACTGGGCCGCACCGGCCTGACCGTGTCCGAGATCGGCTACGGCGCCTGGGGACTGGGCCAGGGCGCCTGGGTCGGCGCCGACGACGACTCCGGCGTCCGCGCCCTGCGCCGCGCCCTCGATCTGGGTGTCACCTTCATCGACACCGCCCGGGCCTACGACCGCAGTGAGCGCGTCATCGGCCGTGCGCTCAAGGAGCTCCCCGGCGGCGGGGAGGGCGTACACGTGGCGACGAAGGTCGGGCCGAAGGTGCCCGTCTCCTTGTCGCCGAGCGGACTCGACCCCATGGAGGCGTTCCCGGGCGCGCACCTGCGGGAGAGCCTGGAGACCAGCCTGCGCGAACTCGGCCGCGATCACGTCGACCTCCTCCAGCTGCACACCTGGGAGGACGAGTGGACCGGCCGCGGTGACTGGCTGGAGACGGTGGACGCCCTCAAGCGGGAGGGCAAGATCAGGTACTTCGGGATCTCCGTCAAGGACCACCAGCCCGAGAACGTGCTCACGGTGCTGCGTACCGGAGTTCTGGACACCGTCCAGGTCATCTACAACGTCTTCGAACAGGCCCCGCGCGACGCACTGTTGCCGGCCTGCGAGGAGTACGGCGTCGGCGTGATCGTCCGTGTCGCCCTCGACGAAGGCGCCCTCACCGGAGCGATCCGCACGGGAGTCACCTTCCCCGAAGGCGACTGGCGCAACTGGTACTTCAGGGACGATCGGCCCGCCCAGGTCGAGCAGCATGTCGACGCGATCCTCGCCGACCTGGGCAGCGCCGCCGAGGAACTCCCGTCCACCGCCCTGCGGTTCGCTCTCGCAGGGCGGGCGGTCTCCACGGTCATCGTCGGAATGCGTTCCCTCGGGAACGTGGAACGCAACGCGGCGATCGCCGACGCGCCACCGCTGAGCGAACGGGAACTCGCCGTGCTGACCAAGCACCGCTGGGCGAAGAACTTCTACGGCTGA
- a CDS encoding glycoside hydrolase family 43 protein, producing the protein MPTFSNPVLAGSHPDPSICRVGEDFYLVTSSFAYYPGIPVLHSRDLVDWQPLGHVVDRPSQVSLTGLDVSDGLWAATIRHHEGTFYVVVALARGRQGSTTYLFTASDPAGPWSDPVVLEAEGIDPSLFFDDDGRCWFTACRDAAEPEVTGPGELWMRELDLDRLALTGPTHALWYGAMRGAWVEAPHLYKRDGVYHLIGAEGGTGRHHAVTAARADAVTGPYSTDPRSPLLTHRHRGAAEPIHHVGHVDLVDTPAGETWAVALGVRLLDGTHTLGREVFLVPVEWTADGPVFAPDTGRVRLSERLPAGVGAGAVAPVGPVRDDFGGTALGPQWSSLRGPVGHLVSPGPGEAGLTIRLSPEPLTGTGTPAFVACRQQHLRVRARARVRFTATAPTQEAGLVVFQHSHHATLALTADSSGTPHVVLTAHESGSPNRVGAVAVASDEVVLVVDSDESGYTFHVEDGARTTLGSIERPFFSTERAGGFVGVHLGLYGVGGADAGEAHVYWFEYAPVR; encoded by the coding sequence GTGCCGACCTTCTCCAACCCCGTTCTCGCCGGTAGTCACCCCGACCCCTCGATCTGCCGGGTCGGGGAGGACTTCTACCTGGTCACGTCGTCGTTCGCGTACTACCCCGGGATCCCGGTCCTCCACAGCCGCGACCTGGTGGACTGGCAGCCGCTCGGACACGTGGTGGACCGCCCGTCCCAGGTGTCGCTGACCGGGCTCGACGTCTCGGACGGCCTCTGGGCCGCGACCATCCGCCATCACGAAGGCACCTTCTACGTGGTCGTGGCCCTGGCGAGGGGCCGCCAGGGCAGCACCACCTACCTCTTCACGGCGTCCGACCCCGCCGGTCCCTGGTCCGACCCCGTCGTCCTGGAGGCGGAGGGCATCGACCCGTCACTGTTCTTCGACGACGACGGCCGTTGCTGGTTCACCGCCTGCCGCGACGCCGCCGAGCCGGAGGTGACGGGCCCCGGCGAGCTGTGGATGCGCGAACTCGACCTGGACAGGCTGGCGTTGACCGGGCCGACCCATGCGCTGTGGTACGGCGCGATGCGCGGCGCCTGGGTGGAGGCACCCCATCTGTACAAGCGCGACGGGGTCTATCACCTGATCGGCGCGGAGGGCGGAACCGGGCGTCATCACGCCGTGACCGCAGCCCGCGCCGACGCCGTCACCGGCCCCTACTCCACCGACCCCAGGAGCCCGCTGCTCACTCACCGCCACCGCGGGGCGGCAGAGCCGATCCACCACGTCGGCCACGTCGACCTCGTCGACACGCCCGCCGGGGAGACCTGGGCCGTCGCTCTCGGGGTACGGCTGCTCGACGGCACGCACACGCTCGGCCGCGAGGTGTTCCTCGTCCCGGTCGAATGGACCGCCGACGGGCCGGTGTTCGCGCCGGACACGGGGCGGGTGAGGCTGTCGGAGCGGTTGCCGGCGGGGGTCGGCGCGGGGGCCGTGGCTCCGGTCGGGCCGGTGCGGGACGACTTCGGCGGCACAGCGCTCGGCCCGCAGTGGAGCAGCCTGCGCGGACCGGTCGGCCATCTCGTCTCGCCCGGACCCGGGGAGGCAGGCCTGACCATCCGCCTCTCCCCCGAGCCCCTCACCGGTACGGGCACCCCTGCGTTCGTCGCATGCCGTCAGCAGCATCTCCGTGTGCGCGCCAGGGCCCGGGTCCGCTTCACCGCCACCGCTCCGACCCAGGAAGCTGGGCTGGTCGTCTTCCAGCACTCGCATCACGCCACCCTCGCGCTGACCGCCGACTCCTCCGGTACCCCGCACGTCGTACTCACCGCCCACGAGTCGGGCTCCCCCAACCGGGTCGGGGCCGTCGCCGTGGCATCCGACGAGGTGGTCCTCGTGGTCGACAGCGACGAGTCCGGCTACACCTTCCACGTCGAGGACGGCGCCCGGACGACTCTGGGCAGCATCGAGCGGCCCTTCTTCAGCACCGAACGCGCCGGCGGGTTCGTCGGGGTCCACCTCGGCCTGTACGGCGTCGGCGGCGCCGATGCGGGCGAGGCGCACGTGTACTGGTTCGAGTACGCCCCGGTCCGCTGA
- a CDS encoding GH1 family beta-glucosidase, producing MPTAANTQQLTFPADFLLGSATAAYQIEGAADEDGRGPSIWDTYSHTPGKTWNGDTGDVAADHYHRLDEDLDLMASLGLKAYRFSIAWPRIQPTGRGPAHPKGLDFYSRLVDGLLQRDITPVATLYHWDLPQALEDEGGWTNRETAYAFADYARVVGEALGDRVAIWTTLNEPWCSAYLGYGAGAHAPGRSDGAAALTAVHHLNLAHGLAVQQLRAVTTNDPQYSVTLNFHVLRGEGEGADEAVRRIDALANRAFTEPLLRGHYPQDLIEDTAAVTDWAFVRDGDLDRIHQPLDLLGVNYYATTTVRLWEGVTPRQNNDGHKDMGGSPWPGSTHVEFVAQEGPHTAMGWNIDPDGLEELLLDLHARFPDQPLVITENGAAFEDHLSTGPDGSHAVHDPQRIDYLHRHFVAAHRALTAGVDLRGYFVWSLMDNFEWGYGYSKRFGIVHVDYDTQRRTLKDSALWYRELATTGSIPLPGTQLG from the coding sequence ATGCCCACTGCCGCGAACACCCAGCAGCTGACGTTCCCCGCCGACTTCCTCCTCGGCTCCGCGACCGCCGCCTACCAGATCGAGGGTGCCGCCGACGAGGACGGGCGCGGCCCCTCCATCTGGGACACCTACTCCCACACGCCGGGCAAGACGTGGAACGGCGACACCGGTGACGTGGCCGCCGATCACTACCACCGCCTCGACGAAGACCTCGACCTCATGGCGTCCCTGGGCCTGAAGGCCTACCGGTTCTCCATAGCCTGGCCGCGCATCCAGCCCACGGGCCGCGGCCCGGCCCATCCCAAGGGGCTGGACTTCTACAGCCGCCTGGTCGACGGCCTGCTCCAGAGGGACATCACGCCGGTCGCGACCCTCTACCACTGGGACCTGCCCCAAGCCCTGGAGGACGAGGGCGGCTGGACGAACCGTGAGACCGCGTACGCTTTCGCCGACTACGCCCGTGTGGTCGGTGAAGCGCTCGGCGACCGCGTCGCGATCTGGACCACGCTGAACGAACCGTGGTGCTCCGCCTACCTCGGCTACGGCGCCGGAGCCCACGCTCCCGGCCGCAGCGACGGCGCCGCGGCGCTGACCGCGGTCCACCACCTCAACCTCGCCCACGGGCTGGCCGTTCAGCAGCTCAGGGCGGTCACCACCAATGACCCGCAGTACTCGGTCACGCTCAACTTCCATGTCCTGAGGGGCGAGGGCGAGGGTGCCGACGAGGCCGTACGGCGCATCGACGCGCTGGCCAACCGGGCTTTCACCGAACCCCTGTTGCGCGGCCACTACCCGCAGGACCTCATCGAGGACACCGCGGCCGTCACCGATTGGGCGTTCGTGCGGGACGGTGACCTCGACCGGATCCACCAGCCCCTGGACCTGCTCGGCGTCAACTACTACGCCACCACCACCGTCCGCCTCTGGGAGGGCGTGACTCCACGTCAGAACAACGACGGGCACAAGGACATGGGCGGGTCCCCCTGGCCCGGCTCGACCCACGTCGAGTTCGTCGCACAGGAGGGCCCGCACACCGCCATGGGCTGGAACATCGACCCCGACGGGCTCGAGGAACTCCTCCTGGACCTGCACGCCCGGTTCCCGGACCAGCCTCTGGTCATCACCGAGAACGGAGCGGCCTTCGAGGACCACCTCTCCACCGGCCCCGACGGCAGCCACGCCGTCCACGACCCGCAGCGCATCGACTACCTCCACCGCCACTTCGTCGCCGCTCATCGAGCCCTCACCGCCGGCGTCGATCTGCGCGGGTACTTCGTGTGGTCCCTGATGGACAACTTCGAGTGGGGATACGGCTACTCGAAGCGCTTCGGCATCGTCCACGTCGACTACGACACCCAGCGGCGCACGCTCAAGGACAGCGCCCTGTGGTACCGGGAACTGGCGACGACGGGAAGCATTCCGCTGCCGGGGACCCAGCTGGGCTGA
- a CDS encoding MarR family winged helix-turn-helix transcriptional regulator, with translation MAETVRWLTPEEQRAWRAFVRLHERLGGRLGRLLQSESHVSPADFAVLVHLTDTPEGRQRYQDLGRALEWEKSRMSHHIARMAGRGMVVREDCLEDARGAFVVITDAGRAAVEAAAPRHVEAVRELFMDHVTPAELRVLAEVSERVIGKLDEDPS, from the coding sequence ATGGCAGAGACGGTGCGATGGCTGACACCGGAGGAACAGCGCGCGTGGCGTGCCTTCGTCCGGTTGCATGAGCGGCTCGGCGGGCGCCTCGGACGCCTGCTGCAGTCGGAGTCCCATGTGTCGCCGGCCGACTTCGCGGTGCTGGTCCATCTGACGGACACCCCGGAGGGACGACAGCGGTACCAGGATCTGGGCCGGGCGCTGGAGTGGGAGAAGAGCCGGATGTCCCACCACATCGCGCGGATGGCGGGGCGGGGGATGGTGGTCCGGGAGGACTGCCTCGAGGACGCTCGGGGCGCCTTCGTAGTGATCACGGACGCCGGCCGGGCGGCGGTCGAGGCGGCTGCCCCGCGTCATGTCGAGGCGGTACGTGAACTGTTCATGGACCATGTCACCCCGGCCGAACTGCGGGTCCTGGCCGAGGTCTCCGAGCGCGTCATCGGCAAACTGGACGAGGACCCGTCCTGA
- a CDS encoding ABC transporter substrate-binding protein, with product MSGMITQVRPPRPVRIGALVPLTRPGWVEAGRHLLAGLELAVGEVNDAGGIGGRPLELMVRDTAADPRRAAAAVDELAQLGVAAMAGEYHSVVARAAAARADALELPFLCSSAVLDALTEEPTQWVARLSPPQSHGWRIYADFLLDAGHRRIAVATEPSVYWASGVRILRDHLAPRGGTVVELDARALTPAAVCDALVDHRATALLLLVGFPEPAVSLVRSVRRDQRLAETVIGAPAGQPEFAEWATSLGGDSAAIPFLRYLPGRLGPLGARVATALRERLSEAPSFVAFEGYDTITVLADVLRTHGTDRARIAASWPQVAVEGTRGQIRFSRAPGSSVWQGARTPVQVVDRDPAEPSRFRIRYAG from the coding sequence ATGTCCGGCATGATCACCCAGGTGCGTCCGCCACGGCCGGTCAGGATCGGCGCTCTCGTTCCGCTGACCAGGCCCGGCTGGGTCGAGGCGGGCCGACATCTGCTCGCCGGACTCGAACTGGCCGTCGGCGAGGTCAATGACGCCGGCGGGATCGGCGGAAGACCGCTCGAGCTGATGGTCCGGGACACCGCGGCCGATCCGCGGCGGGCCGCGGCAGCCGTGGACGAACTGGCTCAGCTGGGCGTGGCCGCCATGGCGGGGGAGTATCACAGCGTCGTCGCCCGCGCCGCTGCCGCCAGGGCCGATGCCCTCGAACTGCCGTTCCTCTGCTCGTCAGCGGTTCTCGACGCGCTGACCGAAGAGCCGACGCAATGGGTCGCGCGCCTCTCCCCGCCGCAGTCCCACGGCTGGCGGATCTACGCGGACTTCCTCCTCGACGCGGGCCACCGCCGCATCGCCGTGGCGACCGAACCGAGCGTCTACTGGGCCTCGGGGGTCCGCATCCTGCGGGACCACCTCGCTCCGCGCGGCGGCACCGTCGTCGAGCTCGATGCGCGGGCGCTCACCCCCGCGGCCGTGTGCGACGCACTCGTCGACCATCGCGCGACAGCCCTCCTTCTGCTGGTCGGCTTCCCCGAGCCGGCGGTGTCGCTCGTCAGGTCCGTCCGCCGTGACCAGCGCCTCGCCGAGACCGTGATCGGTGCTCCGGCCGGGCAACCGGAGTTCGCCGAATGGGCGACATCGCTGGGCGGCGACAGCGCCGCGATCCCGTTCCTGCGCTATCTGCCCGGGCGTCTCGGCCCGCTCGGCGCACGAGTCGCAACGGCCCTGCGTGAGCGGCTGTCCGAAGCGCCCTCTTTCGTGGCCTTCGAGGGCTACGACACGATCACCGTCCTCGCCGACGTGCTGCGTACTCACGGCACGGACCGGGCGCGCATCGCCGCATCGTGGCCGCAGGTGGCAGTGGAGGGCACCCGCGGGCAGATCCGGTTCTCCCGCGCGCCCGGCAGCAGCGTCTGGCAAGGGGCTCGGACGCCGGTCCAGGTCGTTGACCGGGACCCGGCGGAACCCAGCCGCTTCCGGATCCGGTACGCCGGCTGA
- a CDS encoding VOC family protein, producing the protein MERVLGIGGYFLRAADPAALSAWYRDRLGLDADENGLWRQEAGPTVFTTFESGTDYFGSRTQRTMLNFRVRDLDAMLAQLRARGADVAEETQDMEGVGRFGWVTDPEGNRIELWQPA; encoded by the coding sequence ATGGAACGTGTGCTTGGAATCGGCGGATATTTCCTCAGGGCCGCCGACCCGGCTGCCCTGAGCGCGTGGTACCGCGACCGCCTGGGCCTGGACGCCGATGAGAACGGCTTGTGGCGTCAGGAAGCCGGGCCCACGGTGTTCACGACGTTCGAGTCCGGGACCGACTACTTCGGGTCCCGCACCCAGCGGACCATGCTCAACTTCCGGGTTCGCGACCTGGACGCGATGCTCGCGCAATTGCGCGCCCGCGGAGCGGACGTGGCCGAGGAGACGCAGGACATGGAGGGTGTCGGTCGATTCGGCTGGGTCACCGACCCGGAGGGCAACCGCATCGAGCTGTGGCAGCCCGCCTGA
- a CDS encoding nuclear transport factor 2 family protein gives MSEFATSTAPADVVRRQYLASAAGDLEALRATLAPDVEWTEMAGFPLAGTYRTPDGVTSNVMEKLGKDWENWTAHDDTYVAEGENVVVLARYTAVNKATGKAIDVRVAHHFVVRGGLIVRFEQFVDTALVRDAMTA, from the coding sequence ATGAGCGAGTTCGCCACCTCCACCGCACCCGCCGACGTCGTACGGCGCCAGTACCTGGCCTCCGCCGCCGGGGACCTCGAGGCCCTGCGGGCCACCCTCGCGCCCGACGTGGAGTGGACCGAGATGGCCGGCTTCCCGCTGGCCGGCACCTACCGCACCCCCGACGGCGTCACGTCCAACGTCATGGAGAAGCTGGGCAAGGACTGGGAGAACTGGACCGCTCACGACGACACCTACGTCGCCGAGGGCGAGAACGTCGTCGTCCTGGCCCGCTACACCGCCGTCAACAAGGCCACCGGCAAGGCGATCGACGTACGCGTCGCGCACCACTTCGTCGTACGCGGCGGACTCATCGTCCGCTTCGAGCAGTTCGTCGACACCGCCCTCGTCCGCGACGCCATGACGGCCTGA